A genomic segment from Candidatus Viadribacter manganicus encodes:
- a CDS encoding glutamine synthetase family protein, translating into MSSSNWIKERGIGEVECLIPDMNGVIRGKVFPAQKFLQSERDGSLRIPSSIYLLTVTGEYADEADEEISMQDPDVVLRPDIDTLCVAPGYKTPTAFVFADAYNTTGEPYDIAPRYVLRKVMKLYEDAGLRPMVAPELEFYLTQVNTDPDLPLAPPAGRSGRSETSPQPYGLEAITEYEDLIETIYEHAEAASLHLDTMIHESGTAQLEINFNHGDPIHVSDQVLVFKRIVRQVALKHGVYATFMAKPMENQPGSAMHLHVSLVDAKRGHNLFGVPRDGESDGNTEIFRHFVGGLQKYLGDATPLFAPNVNSFRRMRPDFSAPINLQWGYDNRSCGLRVPISQPENRRIENRLPGADANPYLAVAAVLVCGYIGIRDKIAPAEMVQGSAYKWARTLPRTLSEGLDRFSRCTPVRELLGEHFCNAFHQIKMHELANFEGVISSWERDHLLLKV; encoded by the coding sequence ATGAGCTCTTCGAACTGGATTAAAGAACGCGGCATCGGCGAGGTCGAATGCCTGATCCCGGACATGAATGGGGTCATCCGCGGTAAGGTTTTTCCCGCTCAAAAATTCCTCCAAAGCGAGCGCGATGGCTCGCTGCGCATCCCATCAAGCATCTACTTGCTGACCGTCACCGGCGAGTACGCCGACGAGGCGGACGAAGAGATCTCGATGCAGGACCCGGACGTGGTCTTGCGACCGGATATCGACACGCTCTGCGTCGCGCCGGGCTACAAGACGCCGACGGCCTTCGTGTTCGCGGATGCGTACAACACGACCGGCGAACCCTACGACATCGCGCCCCGCTACGTGCTGCGCAAAGTTATGAAGCTCTACGAGGACGCGGGTCTTCGGCCAATGGTGGCGCCGGAACTCGAGTTCTATCTCACGCAAGTGAACACCGATCCGGATCTGCCGCTTGCGCCGCCCGCCGGGCGATCGGGACGCTCCGAGACATCGCCGCAGCCTTACGGACTGGAAGCGATCACCGAATACGAGGATCTAATCGAGACGATTTACGAGCACGCTGAGGCGGCTTCGCTGCATCTCGACACGATGATCCACGAAAGCGGCACGGCGCAGCTAGAGATCAATTTCAATCACGGCGATCCGATCCACGTTTCGGACCAAGTGCTGGTGTTCAAGCGCATCGTTCGTCAGGTGGCGCTGAAGCACGGTGTCTACGCGACGTTCATGGCAAAGCCGATGGAGAACCAGCCAGGTTCGGCGATGCACCTTCACGTTTCGCTCGTTGATGCGAAGAGGGGTCACAATCTTTTTGGCGTTCCGCGCGATGGCGAAAGCGATGGCAACACCGAGATATTCCGTCACTTCGTCGGTGGATTGCAGAAGTATCTTGGCGATGCGACGCCGCTGTTTGCGCCGAACGTGAATTCTTTCCGGCGTATGCGCCCGGACTTCTCGGCGCCGATTAATCTGCAATGGGGTTACGACAACCGCTCGTGCGGACTGCGCGTGCCGATTTCGCAGCCCGAGAACCGCCGTATTGAAAACCGCCTGCCAGGTGCAGACGCCAATCCGTACCTCGCCGTCGCAGCGGTGTTGGTGTGTGGATACATCGGCATTCGAGACAAGATCGCGCCGGCCGAGATGGTGCAGGGCAGCGCCTATAAATGGGCGCGTACTTTGCCGCGCACTTTGAGCGAGGGTCTGGATCGCTTCTCACGCTGCACGCCCGTGCGTGAGCTCTTGGGTGAGCACTTCTGTAATGCGTTCCATCAGATCAAGATGCATGAGCTTGCGAACTTCGAGGGTGTGATCTCATCCTGGGAACGTGATCACTTGCTGCTTAAGGTCTGA
- a CDS encoding GntR family transcriptional regulator, with product MILNFKGSDEGLNASVYAELRKRIVTGFISPNHELSTRGLAGELGVSQTPVRDALSRLSAEGAVSIRSKRRVRVPEMTSERFDDLLRCRLLLEPEAAALAVPHLNAEDIQRLRDLDVQLATAAAANDAATYMQANYDFHFALYRAQPQKTLTQLIETLWLQFGPYMRVVFGRVASGKLNDSHQIAIRAIESGDAEALRAAITHDISDGMGLLGRSALTP from the coding sequence ATGATTTTGAATTTTAAAGGCTCGGACGAAGGGCTGAACGCCAGCGTTTATGCTGAATTGCGCAAGCGTATCGTCACGGGCTTCATCTCACCAAACCACGAATTGTCAACCCGCGGCCTCGCAGGCGAACTCGGCGTTAGCCAAACCCCGGTTCGCGACGCCCTCTCTCGCCTCTCCGCCGAAGGCGCCGTTTCAATTCGCTCAAAGCGCCGCGTGCGCGTGCCTGAAATGACGAGCGAACGCTTTGACGATCTGCTGCGCTGCCGGTTGTTGCTCGAGCCTGAGGCTGCCGCACTGGCCGTTCCGCACCTCAATGCTGAGGATATTCAGCGCCTGCGCGACCTCGACGTGCAGCTCGCGACCGCCGCCGCCGCGAATGACGCCGCCACCTACATGCAGGCGAACTACGACTTCCATTTCGCGCTCTATCGGGCTCAGCCGCAAAAGACGCTGACTCAGCTCATCGAGACACTATGGCTGCAGTTCGGCCCCTACATGCGGGTCGTGTTCGGCCGCGTCGCCAGCGGCAAGCTCAACGACAGCCACCAGATCGCGATCCGCGCCATCGAGTCCGGCGATGCCGAGGCCCTGCGCGCGGCGATCACCCATGACATCTCCGACGGCATGGGCCTGCTCGGCCGCAGCGCGCTTACGCCTTAA
- a CDS encoding aspartate aminotransferase family protein: protein MAARNYDIPELRRLDVAHHLPAQANYGEIQALGGSRIITRAEGSTIFDGEGNAILDGMAGLWCVNVGYGRDELVRTAAEQMQELPFYNTFFKTATPPTVLLATKLAELLGGDLQHVFFNSSGSEANDTVMRMVRHYWNVSGQPKRTVFISRRNAYHGSTMAGASLGGMKAMHPIGGLPIPGVEHVAQPYKFGEGFGEDDESFYARCAQEIEDRILAVGPENVAAFIGEPVQGAGGVIIPSKSYWKRVDAICKKYGILLVIDEVICGFGRLGEWFGFQHFGVTPDLVPMAKGLSSGYLPISAVGVSHKIVEVLREKGGDFVHGYTYSGHPVAAAVALKNLEIIEREGLVQRVKNDIGPYYAAALSRLESDPLVGEVRTLGLIGAVEIVSKRGTNERFTGEEGKAGPIVRDACIRNGLMVRGIRDSIVMCPPLIITREEIDRMVDFIGRALRESEPALRALKAEVKA from the coding sequence ATGGCTGCGCGTAATTACGATATTCCTGAACTCCGTCGTCTCGACGTTGCGCACCATCTACCGGCGCAGGCCAATTACGGCGAAATCCAAGCGCTTGGCGGAAGCCGCATCATCACGCGTGCCGAAGGCTCGACCATCTTCGATGGTGAAGGCAATGCGATCCTAGATGGCATGGCCGGGCTCTGGTGCGTGAACGTCGGTTACGGGCGCGATGAACTCGTGCGCACGGCGGCTGAACAGATGCAGGAGCTGCCATTCTACAACACGTTCTTCAAGACGGCGACGCCGCCGACCGTGTTGCTCGCAACGAAACTGGCCGAGTTGCTCGGCGGCGATCTGCAGCACGTGTTCTTCAATTCCTCTGGCTCGGAGGCGAACGACACGGTGATGCGCATGGTGCGTCACTATTGGAATGTGTCGGGCCAGCCGAAGCGCACCGTGTTTATCAGCCGACGCAACGCCTATCACGGGTCGACAATGGCGGGCGCGAGCCTCGGCGGCATGAAGGCGATGCACCCGATCGGCGGCTTGCCGATCCCGGGCGTCGAACACGTGGCGCAGCCCTACAAATTTGGTGAAGGCTTCGGCGAAGACGACGAGAGTTTCTACGCGCGCTGCGCGCAAGAGATCGAGGATCGCATTCTTGCCGTCGGTCCTGAGAATGTGGCCGCGTTCATCGGTGAGCCCGTGCAGGGCGCTGGCGGCGTAATCATTCCATCGAAGAGCTATTGGAAACGCGTGGACGCCATCTGCAAGAAATACGGCATCTTGCTGGTCATTGACGAAGTCATTTGCGGCTTTGGCCGGCTGGGTGAATGGTTCGGCTTCCAGCACTTCGGCGTGACACCCGATCTGGTGCCGATGGCGAAGGGATTGTCGTCAGGCTACCTGCCGATCTCGGCGGTCGGCGTGTCGCATAAGATCGTCGAAGTGCTCCGCGAGAAGGGCGGCGATTTTGTCCACGGCTACACCTATTCAGGCCACCCGGTCGCGGCGGCGGTAGCGCTCAAGAACCTCGAAATCATCGAACGTGAGGGTCTGGTCCAGCGCGTGAAGAACGATATCGGTCCGTACTATGCTGCGGCGCTGAGCCGTCTGGAGAGCGATCCGCTTGTGGGCGAAGTGCGGACGCTTGGTTTGATCGGCGCGGTCGAGATCGTGTCGAAACGAGGGACCAATGAGCGCTTCACCGGTGAAGAGGGCAAGGCCGGACCGATCGTGCGCGATGCATGCATCCGCAACGGGCTGATGGTCCGCGGCATCCGTGACTCGATCGTGATGTGCCCGCCGCTTATTATCACGCGCGAGGAGATCGATCGTATGGTCGATTTTATCGGCCGTGCGCTACGTGAGTCAGAGCCGGCGCTGCGCGCGTTGAAGGCCGAAGTTAAGGCGTAA
- a CDS encoding gamma-glutamyl-gamma-aminobutyrate hydrolase family protein: MTFKDRPVLGVIACNRTVETQAAQAVMTRYLVSSLVYADAAALLVPAMPELMHAKEIAPRLDGLLLTGTPSNLDPKRYGALVDDAPGPFDPARDEMTAHLIEGMLELGKPVFGICRGFQELNVAFGGTLRRDMAQADELIAHHAPSDKSFVEYFEHVHPVKLEEGGVLKSAYQRDELDVVSVHYQGVDKLGAGLKVEATAPDGVIEAISTEVNGAPVLAVQWHPEWKAHENPQSQTFFKLLGRALRREPLVAG, translated from the coding sequence ATGACCTTCAAAGATCGTCCCGTACTCGGCGTTATCGCCTGCAACCGCACTGTGGAGACGCAAGCCGCGCAAGCGGTGATGACGCGTTACCTTGTGTCTTCGCTCGTCTATGCCGATGCGGCTGCGCTGCTCGTGCCGGCGATGCCGGAGCTGATGCACGCAAAAGAGATCGCGCCGCGTCTCGATGGCTTACTGTTGACGGGCACGCCGTCGAACCTAGATCCGAAGCGCTACGGCGCGTTGGTCGATGACGCGCCCGGTCCGTTCGATCCAGCGCGTGATGAAATGACTGCGCATCTGATCGAAGGCATGCTTGAACTTGGCAAGCCAGTGTTCGGCATTTGTCGTGGGTTCCAGGAATTGAACGTTGCGTTCGGCGGTACGTTGCGACGCGACATGGCGCAAGCTGATGAGCTGATCGCCCACCATGCGCCGAGCGATAAGAGCTTCGTCGAGTATTTCGAGCACGTGCATCCGGTAAAGCTGGAAGAAGGTGGCGTCTTGAAGAGCGCCTATCAGCGCGACGAACTCGATGTTGTGAGCGTGCATTATCAGGGCGTCGATAAGTTGGGTGCTGGGCTGAAGGTTGAAGCAACGGCGCCGGACGGCGTGATTGAAGCGATTTCGACTGAAGTGAACGGCGCGCCCGTACTCGCGGTGCAATGGCACCCCGAGTGGAAGGCGCACGAAAACCCGCAGAGCCAGACCTTTTTCAAGCTTCTGGGCCGTGCTCTGCGCCGCGAACCGCTCGTCGCCGGCTGA
- a CDS encoding ABC transporter ATP-binding protein: MVAVDNVNLDIREGEFFALLGPSGCGKTTLLRMLAGFETPSEGKILIDGKDVAALPPNKRPVNMVFQSYAVFPHMKVSDNVAYGLKMDGVDGGEIKKRVDEALELVKLGGLGARMPDQLSGGQRQRVALARALVKRPRVLLLDEPLSALDAKLRDQMRSELTSLQEKVGITFIMVTHDQDEALAIATRCAVMNRGVLTQVATPADLYEFPNSRFVADFVGSVNMFEGTLAEDEPGHALVRVPELAAPVYLDHGVTGARGSTVWVALRPEKIEMHKRADGSTAMKMEDAPQGTNVVPGVIRDIVYLGSETNYEVEVEGGRRVKTFRSNLTRYDQEDFTWDEPVWLAWHACSPAVLLS, from the coding sequence ATGGTCGCCGTCGACAATGTGAACTTGGACATTCGTGAGGGTGAGTTTTTCGCCCTGCTCGGCCCGTCGGGTTGCGGCAAGACGACCTTGCTGCGGATGCTCGCGGGCTTCGAGACGCCCAGCGAGGGCAAAATCTTGATCGATGGAAAGGACGTCGCCGCGCTGCCGCCGAACAAGCGGCCGGTGAACATGGTGTTTCAGAGCTACGCCGTTTTTCCGCATATGAAGGTGTCGGACAATGTCGCGTACGGCTTGAAGATGGACGGCGTTGACGGCGGCGAGATCAAGAAGCGTGTCGACGAGGCGCTTGAGCTGGTGAAGCTTGGCGGTCTGGGCGCACGGATGCCGGATCAGTTGTCAGGCGGTCAACGTCAGCGCGTTGCGCTGGCGCGTGCGCTGGTTAAGCGTCCGCGCGTGTTGTTGCTGGACGAGCCGCTTTCGGCGCTCGACGCAAAATTGCGCGATCAAATGCGCTCGGAGTTGACGAGCCTGCAGGAGAAGGTGGGGATCACCTTCATTATGGTGACGCACGATCAGGACGAAGCGCTCGCGATCGCCACGCGTTGCGCTGTGATGAACCGAGGTGTGCTGACGCAAGTGGCGACGCCGGCGGATCTCTATGAGTTTCCTAATTCTCGTTTTGTGGCGGATTTCGTCGGTAGCGTGAACATGTTCGAGGGCACGCTGGCGGAAGACGAGCCGGGGCACGCGCTGGTGCGGGTGCCGGAGCTTGCCGCGCCGGTTTATCTAGATCATGGCGTGACGGGTGCGCGTGGCTCGACGGTTTGGGTGGCGCTGCGTCCCGAAAAGATCGAGATGCACAAGCGCGCCGATGGCTCGACGGCGATGAAAATGGAAGATGCGCCACAGGGCACCAATGTGGTGCCGGGCGTCATTCGTGACATCGTCTATCTCGGCAGCGAGACCAATTACGAGGTCGAGGTTGAGGGCGGACGCCGCGTGAAGACCTTCCGTTCAAATTTGACGCGTTACGATCAGGAAGATTTTACCTGGGATGAGCCAGTTTGGCTCGCCTGGCACGCCTGTTCGCCCGCGGTGCTCCTATCTTAG
- a CDS encoding ABC transporter permease, producing the protein MADQGFTSVPGVGASQREPKEKPGPLEYLRRWPLRVIVGATLVFLYLPLITLMVFSFNTSRRNVVWQGFTTDWYVKAFNNESLLQAFVNSLTIAFFCTIISVVLGALAAVMLWRFRFPGKTVIEGGMALPIVVPEICMGVAMLVFFARVMPWPMGMPWPLNLGAITIAHISFAFPFVATVVRARLASFNRELEEAAKDLGASEWRTFWDVLVPHMQPGLIAGALLAFTLSLDDFVITFFTAGPDTITFPVKVYSMLRFSVTPEVNAASTILIVVTVILTAVGLQMQNNNEAKDKKA; encoded by the coding sequence ATGGCGGATCAGGGCTTCACCTCCGTGCCGGGTGTCGGTGCGTCGCAGCGCGAACCCAAGGAAAAGCCGGGGCCGCTGGAATATCTGCGCCGTTGGCCGCTCCGAGTGATCGTCGGTGCGACTTTGGTGTTCCTCTATTTGCCGCTGATCACGCTCATGGTGTTCAGCTTCAACACCAGCCGGCGCAACGTGGTTTGGCAGGGTTTCACGACCGATTGGTACGTAAAGGCGTTCAACAATGAATCGCTGTTGCAGGCGTTCGTGAATTCGCTGACGATTGCATTCTTCTGTACGATTATTTCGGTGGTGCTTGGCGCCTTGGCGGCAGTGATGCTGTGGCGCTTCCGGTTTCCAGGAAAGACCGTGATCGAGGGCGGGATGGCGCTGCCGATCGTGGTGCCGGAAATCTGCATGGGCGTCGCCATGCTGGTGTTCTTTGCACGTGTGATGCCGTGGCCGATGGGTATGCCTTGGCCGTTGAACCTCGGCGCCATCACCATCGCGCACATTTCGTTTGCGTTTCCGTTTGTCGCGACGGTGGTGCGGGCGCGTTTGGCGTCGTTCAACCGCGAACTCGAAGAAGCGGCGAAGGATTTGGGCGCGAGTGAATGGCGGACGTTCTGGGACGTTCTGGTGCCGCATATGCAGCCAGGGCTGATCGCCGGCGCGCTTCTGGCGTTCACTTTATCGCTGGATGACTTCGTCATCACCTTCTTCACGGCCGGCCCGGACACAATTACGTTCCCGGTGAAGGTCTATTCGATGCTGCGTTTCTCGGTGACGCCGGAAGTAAACGCGGCATCGACGATACTGATCGTCGTAACTGTGATCCTGACGGCCGTTGGTCTGCAGATGCAGAACAACAACGAAGCGAAAGACAAGAAAGCCTGA
- a CDS encoding ABC transporter permease has translation MEQTWRQAKAAFAAIAVPPIAWLFLFFLAPLAVVWGYSLGENTGPVTIDVTGTFANYMRAVEPLYLEIFGKSLVIAGLTTLLCLIIGFPVALAIAFASPKTKAWLLLLIMLPFWTNLLIRTFALIAVLRENGYVNAILEWMWNNASGVMAIVGLQPLGDFEPLTLLYNNTAVVIGLVYVHLPFMVLPLYSALDRMDRSLMEASLDLGAGHLRTIWSVVVPLAAPGIASGVLITFIPALGAYLTPDLLGGTDSQMIANVIERQFKRANDWPFGAALSFLLMYLTFIAIAVQALVQRKSERRG, from the coding sequence ATGGAACAGACCTGGCGACAAGCGAAGGCGGCGTTCGCTGCTATCGCCGTTCCGCCTATCGCCTGGCTGTTCCTGTTCTTTCTGGCGCCACTCGCGGTGGTGTGGGGCTATTCGCTGGGCGAGAATACCGGCCCTGTCACGATCGATGTTACGGGTACATTCGCAAACTACATGCGGGCGGTTGAGCCGCTTTACCTTGAGATTTTCGGCAAGAGCCTTGTCATTGCCGGACTGACGACGCTGCTCTGCCTGATCATTGGCTTTCCGGTGGCGCTGGCGATCGCGTTTGCATCTCCAAAGACCAAAGCATGGCTGCTGTTGCTGATCATGCTGCCGTTTTGGACGAACTTGCTGATCCGCACCTTCGCATTGATCGCGGTGTTGCGCGAGAATGGCTATGTCAACGCAATCCTCGAGTGGATGTGGAATAATGCGAGCGGCGTCATGGCGATCGTGGGCTTGCAGCCTCTCGGCGATTTCGAGCCGTTGACTTTGCTCTACAACAATACGGCTGTGGTGATCGGGCTGGTGTATGTGCACCTGCCGTTCATGGTGCTGCCGCTCTATTCGGCGCTCGACCGCATGGATCGCTCGCTGATGGAAGCAAGCCTCGACCTCGGCGCGGGGCATCTTCGTACGATTTGGTCGGTTGTGGTGCCATTGGCGGCGCCGGGGATCGCTTCAGGCGTGCTGATTACATTCATTCCCGCACTTGGCGCTTATCTGACGCCGGATTTGCTGGGTGGCACCGACAGCCAAATGATCGCGAACGTCATCGAGCGGCAGTTCAAGCGCGCTAATGATTGGCCGTTCGGCGCGGCTCTTTCGTTCTTGCTGATGTATCTGACGTTCATTGCTATCGCCGTTCAGGCGCTCGTGCAGCGTAAGAGCGAGAGGAGGGGCTGA
- a CDS encoding ABC transporter substrate-binding protein, with protein MAKGKYLTGASRRSLLQQFGAAAIGISFGGALTACARGGGGPTVNFYNWDTYIGPTTLDDFREASGTSVNMSLFATNDELFARLRAGNPGFDVIVPSNEFVTRMSQAQMLQELDHAKIPNIANLLPEFRDASFDPGRKYSMPYTWLVLGIGYNKEAVRAKGLTVPDSWKYLFDDATFNQKIALLSESADLIRLSAKYLGHSVNNIPQEMLTQIEQMLIRQKPRVKQFHSDNGQDLLASGEVDIVLEYNGDIAQLMAGDGGDKFDFVVPKEGTLINSDCLCIPTGAPNVDGAHAFINYLLDAEAGKKITEEILYPTPNGAARDLMPDTYKNNPVIFPSAELMAKSEYGAFEGDEKAREYEEIFTRISAA; from the coding sequence ATGGCCAAGGGCAAATATCTCACGGGCGCGTCGCGCCGCTCTCTGCTCCAACAATTCGGGGCCGCCGCGATCGGCATATCGTTCGGTGGCGCACTGACCGCCTGCGCACGTGGCGGCGGTGGGCCGACGGTTAACTTCTATAACTGGGACACCTATATCGGCCCGACCACGCTGGATGATTTCCGCGAGGCGAGCGGCACGTCAGTGAACATGAGCTTGTTCGCGACCAACGATGAATTGTTCGCACGTCTGCGCGCCGGCAATCCGGGCTTTGATGTCATCGTGCCGTCGAACGAGTTCGTCACGCGCATGAGCCAAGCGCAAATGCTGCAAGAGCTGGATCACGCCAAGATCCCGAACATTGCGAACCTGCTGCCGGAATTCCGCGATGCCTCGTTCGATCCGGGCCGCAAATATTCGATGCCTTATACGTGGCTCGTGCTCGGCATCGGCTACAACAAGGAAGCCGTACGCGCAAAGGGCCTGACGGTTCCGGACTCGTGGAAGTATCTGTTCGACGACGCGACGTTCAATCAGAAGATCGCGCTGCTTTCCGAATCCGCCGATCTCATTCGTCTCAGCGCCAAATATCTCGGCCACTCCGTGAATAACATTCCGCAAGAAATGCTGACGCAGATCGAGCAAATGCTGATCCGTCAGAAGCCGCGTGTGAAGCAGTTCCACTCCGATAACGGTCAGGATTTGCTGGCTTCAGGTGAAGTGGACATCGTATTGGAATACAACGGCGACATCGCGCAGCTGATGGCAGGCGACGGCGGCGACAAGTTCGATTTCGTGGTGCCGAAAGAGGGCACGCTGATCAACTCAGATTGCCTCTGTATCCCGACCGGCGCACCGAACGTAGATGGCGCGCATGCCTTCATCAACTATCTGCTCGACGCTGAAGCCGGCAAGAAGATCACGGAAGAAATTCTCTACCCGACGCCTAATGGCGCTGCGCGCGATCTGATGCCGGATACTTACAAGAACAATCCGGTGATCTTCCCGTCAGCTGAACTCATGGCCAAGAGCGAATACGGCGCGTTCGAGGGCGATGAGAAGGCGCGTGAGTACGAAGAAATCTTCACGCGCATCAGCGCCGCGTAA
- a CDS encoding glutamine synthetase family protein, whose product MTIANPKEVKAFLDKHPEIQFFEIVFTNLAGVPRGKRLRRHEIEAVYENGRFLPGSILVNDITGQDVEATGLVWEDGDADRVARPIAGRITPAPWLGADVAQVPMTMYELNGQPHDLDPRHVLQRVIDRFAADGFVPVVACELEYYLVDARRTANGKIQLPPSPFTGDRATQHQVYGLREVEEASGFLRDLWAAADAMGIPLEGAISEYAPGQLELTLKHHADALRAADDAVLYKRAAKGVALRHGCEATFMAKPFADLAGSGMHLHVSVNDKAGKNIFASDKPEGEPVLAHAVGGMKALLADSMAIYAPNANSYRRFKANSYAPVAPTWGVNNRTVSFRVPAGAPNTRHIEHRVAGADAHPALALAALLAAVHHGISNKVDPGPAVVGDGYAQAEGGEKIPTNWFAATERFAQSAVLKDYLGERFVRMYSIVKQVEQDRFQSMIPDIDYDWYLRAC is encoded by the coding sequence ATGACCATTGCCAATCCGAAGGAAGTCAAAGCCTTCCTCGACAAGCATCCTGAAATTCAGTTTTTCGAGATTGTGTTCACCAACCTCGCCGGTGTGCCGCGCGGCAAGCGATTGCGCCGGCATGAGATCGAGGCCGTGTATGAGAACGGCCGCTTCTTGCCGGGCTCGATCCTGGTGAACGACATCACCGGTCAGGATGTCGAGGCGACGGGGCTGGTCTGGGAAGATGGCGACGCGGATCGCGTGGCGCGGCCGATTGCTGGACGGATCACGCCGGCGCCGTGGCTCGGAGCTGACGTTGCGCAAGTGCCAATGACGATGTATGAGCTGAACGGTCAGCCGCACGATCTCGACCCGCGCCATGTGTTGCAGCGTGTGATCGATCGGTTCGCGGCGGATGGGTTCGTGCCTGTCGTTGCCTGCGAGCTTGAATATTATCTGGTGGACGCGCGCCGCACGGCGAACGGCAAGATCCAATTGCCGCCATCGCCGTTTACCGGCGATCGGGCGACGCAACATCAAGTTTACGGTTTGCGTGAAGTGGAGGAGGCGTCGGGCTTCCTGCGCGATCTGTGGGCGGCTGCCGACGCAATGGGCATTCCGCTCGAAGGCGCGATTAGCGAGTACGCTCCGGGTCAATTGGAATTGACACTCAAGCACCACGCTGATGCGCTGCGCGCGGCGGATGATGCAGTGCTCTACAAACGCGCGGCTAAGGGTGTCGCTTTGCGGCATGGGTGTGAGGCGACGTTCATGGCCAAGCCATTTGCGGACCTCGCCGGATCGGGCATGCACCTGCATGTCAGCGTCAATGACAAGGCGGGTAAGAACATTTTTGCGTCCGACAAACCCGAGGGTGAGCCTGTGTTGGCGCACGCGGTTGGCGGCATGAAGGCGTTGCTTGCGGACTCGATGGCGATCTATGCGCCGAACGCAAATTCGTATCGCCGTTTTAAGGCGAATTCCTATGCGCCGGTGGCGCCGACTTGGGGCGTGAACAACCGCACAGTATCCTTCCGGGTGCCGGCAGGTGCGCCGAACACGCGTCACATCGAGCATCGTGTCGCGGGCGCAGATGCGCATCCGGCGTTGGCGCTGGCGGCGTTGCTTGCTGCGGTGCACCATGGGATCTCCAACAAGGTCGATCCGGGTCCTGCCGTCGTCGGCGATGGCTATGCGCAGGCCGAGGGCGGCGAGAAGATCCCGACCAATTGGTTCGCGGCGACCGAACGGTTCGCGCAATCGGCGGTGTTGAAGGACTATTTGGGCGAGCGCTTTGTCCGGATGTATTCGATTGTGAAGCAGGTCGAGCAGGATCGCTTCCAAAGCATGATCCCGGATATTGATTATGACTGGTATTTGCGTGCTTGTTAG